ACCAGAGGATCTGCCACGGCCCCGCGCCATCCACGCGCGCCGACTCTTCCAGCTGCGGCGGGATGTCCTGGAGCCCGGCGAGGAAGATCACCATGTTGTAGCCGACCGTCCACCACACGGTCGTGAGCGCGATCGCCGGCATCGCCGCGGCGTCGCTCGACAGCCACGGGATCGGTCCGAGATGCACCTTGGCCAGGTAGTAGTTGAGCAGCCCGAAGTTGCTGTCGAGGATCCAGGTCCAGAGGATGCCGACCACCGCCGACATCATCGCGTAGGGCGCGAAGATCAGCACCCGCGCCGCGCCGCGGCCGGCCAGGGGCCGGTTCAGCACCAGCGCCAGCACGAACCCGAGCCCGATCAGGGCCGGCGCGGTCAGCACGAGGAAGTAGAACGTGTTGCGTACGGACGTGTAGAACAGCGGGTCCCGCGCGAGCGCCGCGTAGTTCGCGAGGCCGACGAACCGCGGGGCGCCGACGATGCTCCACGACGTGAAGCTCGTCAGGAAGCCGCCGACCACCGGCCCG
This genomic stretch from bacterium harbors:
- a CDS encoding sugar ABC transporter permease, which translates into the protein MQVLPATAHGRRPYHGGTRPTPYLFLLPYLVVFVLFRFGPVVGGFLTSFTSWSIVGAPRFVGLANYAALARDPLFYTSVRNTFYFLVLTAPALIGLGFVLALVLNRPLAGRGAARVLIFAPYAMMSAVVGILWTWILDSNFGLLNYYLAKVHLGPIPWLSSDAAAMPAIALTTVWWTVGYNMVIFLAGLQDIPPQLEESARVDGAGPWQILWFVTIPVLRPTTFVVVMLTIINTFQVFDQVYVMTGGGPGTATLTLVQYLFFQAFQTFKLGYGSAIAYITFALLLAMAWLQQRLLPSEASL